A window of the Loxodonta africana isolate mLoxAfr1 chromosome 3, mLoxAfr1.hap2, whole genome shotgun sequence genome harbors these coding sequences:
- the RPS8 gene encoding small ribosomal subunit protein eS8 encodes MGISRDNWHKRRKTGGKRKPYHKKRKYELGRPAANTKIGPRRIHTVRVRGGNKKYRALRLDVGNFSWGSECCTRKTRIIDVVYNASNNELVRTKTLVKNCIVLIDSTPYRQWYESHYALPLGRKKGAKLTPEEEEILNKKRSKKIQKKYDERKKNAKISSLLEEQFQQGKLLACIASRPGQCGRADGYVLEGKELEFYLRKIKARKGK; translated from the exons ATGG GCATCTCTCGGGACAACTGGCACAAGCGCCGCAAGACCGGGGGCAAGAGGAAGCCGTACCACAAGAAGCGGAAGTATGAGCTGGGACGCCCGGCTGCCAACACTAAG ATCGGTCCCCGCCGCATACACACAGTTCGTGTAAGAGGAGGCAACAAGAAGTACCGGGCCCTAAGGCTGGATGTGGGGAACTTTTCCTGGGGCTCTGAGT GTTGTACTCGAAAAACAAGGATCATCGATGTTGTGTACAATGCATCCAATAATGAGCTGGTCCGCACCAAGACCCTGGTGAAGAACTGCATCGTGCTCATTGACAGCACACCGTACCGGCAGTGGTACGAGTCCCACTATGCACTGCCCCTGGGCCGCAAGAAGGGGGCCAAACTG ACTCCTGAGGAGGAAGAGATTTTAAACAAAAAGCGAtcaaagaaaattcagaaaaaatacgatgaaaggaaaaagaatgcaaaaatcAGCAGTCTTCTGGAGGAGCAGTTCCAGCAGGGCAAGCTTCTTG CGTGTATCGCTTCGAGGCCAGGCCAGTGTGGCCGAGCAGATGGCTATGTGCTAGAGGGCAAGGAGCTGGAGTTCTATCTGAGGAAAATCAAGGCCCGGAAAGGCAAATAA